A single Anopheles arabiensis isolate DONGOLA chromosome 2, AaraD3, whole genome shotgun sequence DNA region contains:
- the LOC120903515 gene encoding uncharacterized protein LOC120903515 codes for MAAEQTRDTGTSWWNEFSNFMRKDTKGVEIVSYTVSGILLVVAYRKIRPVTIFGKPSDIPHHFVRDQVKQYGRVTKIEPSQLYGPLLVVQHHPPAKVFFWSSKTIPIKIDGIAINANGYSWLQSVVIGKEICFIPMKEPSSAAQIECRVCINDSKKQIDVGEALLSLGFAKLSVPVPKSVRNRKDVHAVALYQYYRTLAKAERYAKDRRNGLWQSSLGPRVWPLSLWPVLWDRVTNPNRVPALVR; via the exons ATGGCAGCAGAACAAACCCGCGACACTGGCACAAGTTGGTGGAATGaattttctaattttatgCGTAAAGATACGAAAGGCGTTGAG ATAGTCAGCTACACAGTATCTGGAATTTTACTGGTTGTGGCCTACAGAAAAATACGTCCA gtcaCTATTTTCGGGAAACCATCGGACATACCGCATCATTTTGTCCGTGATCAAGTAAAACAGTATGGTAGGGTAACTAAAATAGAACCGTCACAACTGTACGGTCCTCTGCTAGTTGTGCAACATCATCCACCGGCGAAGGTATTTTTTTGGTCGAGCAAAACCATACCTATCAAGATAGATGGTATCGCTATCAACGCCAATGGGTATTCCTGGTTGCAGTCCGTTGTGATCGGCAAAGAAATATGCTTCATCCCGATGAAGGAACCATCCAGCGCAGCTCAGATTGAATGCCGTGTCTGTATAAACGATTCGAAAAAGCAGATAGATGTTGGTGAAGCATTGCTTAGCCTAGGGTTCGCCAAGCTCTCCGTCCCGGTGCCAAAATCGGTACGAAATCGAAAAGATGTGCACGCTGTCGCACTATATCAATATTATCGAACTTTGGCCAAAGCTGAACGATACGCCAAGGATCGTCGCAATGGTTTGTGGCAAAGTTCGTTGGGTCCCCGGGTTTGGCCACTATCCTTGTGGCCTGTATTGTGGGATCGTGTGACCAACCCCAACCGCGTGCCGGCGCTTGTTCGATGA